ACGTTGCAAGAAATTAAGCGGATAAACAGTGCTATGCCCATCATAATGGTAACCAAGAGTGAGGAGGAGGGTTTAATGAACAAAGCCATTGCTTCTCAGATCTCTGATTATCTAATCAAGCCCATCAATCCTTCTCAGATAATTATGGCAATTAAGAAGATATTCCAAGCCGATGAGATCAAAGCCAACGAGATTGGCCAGCAGTATTCGCAATATGTCGCCAAACTCAA
This is a stretch of genomic DNA from Candidatus Cloacimonadota bacterium. It encodes these proteins:
- a CDS encoding response regulator — translated: MKLMRILWVDDEIDLLKPFVLFLEERNYTVDTCNNGADAIEKVVENKYDLVILDEMMPGLDGLATLQEIKRINSAMPIIMVTKSEEEGLMNKAIASQISDYLIKPINPSQIIMAIKKIFQADEIKANEIGQQYSQYVAKL